The stretch of DNA TTTTGGAGTGCATATGTAACCAAACTGCTAATGTGTTGTGTAAATGTGATTGTTGGGCAGGTGTTTAGTCAAATCAAGACTTGTAATAAATAAGAAGAAGACAAACCCAGAGAGGGCTTCACATTTAGGGACATCTGACTCCCTGCTATTTTCCCCTCGAATTGACTGACCTGAGCTCTCGCACACAACAGGTCCCACACTTATTATGGACTCGGTCTAGCTGAAATTAGTGTAAAAGTGCATGAACGTGGAagtgtgtgtggttttgtgtgtgtgtgtgtgtgtgtgtgtttctaagaAAGCAGgctattatgtttattttgttgattaaaagtgacaagacatttataatgttacaaataaatgctgttcttttgaactttttattaatcaaagaatcaagAATCAGGATTTCTACatgatattaagcagcacaaagaAATCAgtctattagaatgatttctgaaggattgtgtgtcataaagactgaagtaatggctgatgaaaattcatctttgcatgccaggaataaattacattaaaaaaaaatatcaaaatcaaaaatattaatagccatattaaattgtaaaataatgtcacaatattattgtctttctctatcaaataaaggcagccttggtgagcaaagatactttcaaaaacatgataaaatcttactgacctcaaacttttgaaaggcaCTTTATCATTTTTGGTTTATGGTCTAACTATTATACTGTGCATCTACTTCTGCTGTTATAACTGAAaagtattgttttttgtttttttttaattgattaaaatttttttttacaagaattgaTAAAACATTCTGTATTCAGaacttgtaattattattaaaattattattatataattaaaattaaaacctttttaccTGCTGTAAATAAAACAGTAGGTTAATGACCGGCCGGTGTTCTGACATACTCACCTACGCAGTCCAGATAAAGACACTCATCATGCGAGTGCATGTGGGGTCACACGGGTTACTGTAGATCCATAAACTCGTCAGATGAATTTCTCTCGTACTGATGTGACTCGTTAATCGATACTCAGCTAATCGATTGAGTGACAGCCTGTCAGGGCCGATTCCACGTGGGCTTAAAGATGCATTAGAGCAGAAGGCTTTCCCGTGCACTCAGTACTGTCAGCTGGATATCTGCTGttaaacagagagaatgaacCAGAACTGGAGATGCCAGTTGCATGCCATTTattattcagtttattttcaaaagcaaacattgtATGATTGGTGTACACCCATATTAGGTGTAAATGTCGATCTGTGTTACTATACTTTTCtacagtggttttttttttttcaaatttgtgaAAATTTGTCTACTTTGCTTTAAAACAGTGATACAACttcaatattattattaccatAATTTACATATCATTCTAGTAgtatattttgtgtttgttttgaactttagttaattagttaatttaagttttagttttctttttttgtttttcttagtatgtattttgttttttcttaataTGTCTATGTAGTTTTTTAGTGCACCAAGTTAAacttaaatataatgaaattatataaacacATTTGAGAAAATTAGGTTTATTACAAGAGGTTAAATGGtttgatcatttactcactctcatgttgttcagcCTGAAACAACTCGTTCTGCCTAAaaattcctatatatatatatatatatatatatatatatatataaattcctatatatatatatatatatatatatatatatatatatatatatatatatatatatatatatatatataattaacaaattTAGAAAAACACAAGGGGTGATGATatgatgacagtttttttttttttatgttttctggtAATTTTGTGTTTTAGTAAATCACAAATGATTAATTTACTTGAATtcaaatactgttattttttacatgtatgaATCTAACATAAAAGTCATgtttaaatcacaataaaacacgaggtttaatatgtatatttcctccctctctctctctctctctgttattcTCAGGGTCGTTGTTCCAGAGAGAACTGCAAGTACCTGCACCCTCCTCCTCACCTGAAGACACAGCTGGAGATTAATGGGCGTAACAATCTGATCCAGCAGAAGAACATGGCAATGCTCGCCCAGCAGATGCAGCTAGCCAATGCCATCATGCCAGGAAGTCAGCTTCAGCCAATGGTTAGGCTCCATTCTAATGACCCCAAAAGAGATacagaagcatttttttataaatgttagtCTAATAATTTGTTCAGGTTTATTTATGCTTtgtcacttttattatttttattattattttattattatatatatatcacaaaaaaaatgcaatatatataatgcctcaaattattaataacaataaatgatgtACTCCCAAGGTACTTTTTGTAAGTCTGGATAATAGTCAAATAACAGTGCTTATTTTTTGACCCTTGACTATATCATTTGCATGAGCCACAGAAACAGAGAGTCAGTTTATAGCAGTGTCTCTATATCAGTTTCATTTATTGTTACTTTCGGTCTGTTTCAGCCTATGTTTTCGGTCACGCCAAGCCTTGCAACCAACGCCAGTGCAGCTGCTGCAGCGGCCGCCGCGGCTGCGTTTAATCCGTACCTGGGCCCAGTGTCTCCTGGGCTGATGCCTGCAGAGATCCTGCCCAGCGCACCTGTGCTGATGGCGGGCAGCCCTGCTATGCCGTCTGCTGCCAACGCCGCAGCTGCTGCTGCTTCAGCAGCGGCCGCCCAGAAACTCCTCCGAACCGACCGACTGGAGGTATGAGGTCACCAGAGAGCCATGACATCATCACACACTGCCAATATCAATATCTCTTTctttcacacatatacacatttaaatcTTAATATTTGTGTGCATGCAAGTAAGTTACAACTATGCATGCTAGTAACTAAGAAATAAAGGGGCTGCTGCCCTCTGCTGACCACTGAATGGAAAAACATGCATACACAGAGTTCACAATACTGCATACAGCATAACTTTGTTTCAGTAGTAGCATGCCATTCTAAACATAATTGAATTAAAGATTACAGAGTCTCTTTATTTATGAAACCTTGGCTAATTAATCCACAATTCTGTAAAATGTTGATTTTATACAAACACAGATTTTTTAGTCTCTCAGTATGCCAAGCAATGCATTacagctgtgtgtgttttcaggtgtGTCGTGAATACCAGCGTGGCAACTGCTCTCGTGGAGAGACGGATTGCAGGTTTGCTCACCCTGCTGACAGCACAATGATCGACCCCGGTGATAACACAGTGACGGTGTGTATGGATTACATAAAGGGCCGCTGCTCCAGAGACAAGTGCAAATACTTCCACCCTCCTGCTCACCTGCAGGCCAAGATCAAAGCGGCCCAGCACCAGGTCAATCAGGCCACGGCCGCCGCTGCCATGGTGAGCACATCCTCtacatcatcacacacacatattcatgtAATACTGTTCTCATGCATCATACTGTTTGTAGAATTAACACTTTCTTAGATGGTTTGTATTTGACCTTGGGTTAACATTGACATTTCTATGCCATTTAAAggaatttttttcttcatcaaaacaattTTGGAGAAAGCATAGCACTACATcccttgctctgcagtgaatgggtgccgtcagaatgagagtccaaacagctgatgaaaacattacaataactTATCATGTAACTTCAAATTGAGCTTTTTCTACTGAAAATGTCATCTTGGCTGATTTAGGAGAGaagtatgcacagatcaagcacagtttacTATCATAAAGGGCTGTTTTGATGTGAGAGGGCAATAGGTGATGGACTTTTTCCCttaaggaagcattattatgatttatagaCTGGTATTTTGGTTTAGGATAAAACATCCTTAATAATGGTTTTGTATCTTACAAAGACACATCTTTTAGTTCTTAAGACAATAATTGattgactggagtggtgtggattattgtgatgtttttatcagctgtttggactctctttctgacggcacccattcactccagaggatccattggtgagcaagtgatctgcaatctgttctgatgaagaaacaaactcatcttcatcttggataGCATTTAGATTAGTACATTTTAAGCAAACTTTTTTGTTTgaaatattccttaaaaaaaaaaacttgttaattaaaaaaagaaaaaaaggactcTTTAAATAAGgaattctaaataattttggcgtACACGTTCTTGGTATATATTTGATCTcaggtttctaaaaaaaaagtttcagtagtttttaacaataaataataatttttcttatGGATTATATTTTTGATAGAGTTCTGTATAAGATATAATATTCCTACAACAAGTCATTGCCATTCCCTTTTAAACTGCATGAGTATGTAATTTCATCATCCTGTCGAGCAGAGGGCACCgtcctagtaatttaaatgtatgtttgcAATCCAGCTCAATGTTTATCCACTGTTGATGTATTACAAGTATGTTTACTGTCAATGAAACCCTGTAAATGTTACCATAATTGATGTACTTGTTAATTGAATCTCAGTACAGAGTTTTCTAAAACAGAATGGACTGTATTTCTGCATGCCTTAGTCCTGATATCCCCCTGTATACTGCATTccaatgatttgtttttatttgttttttttctcacctACCCAAAATGCACTGCTGCCCCCATGATGCACCTCTGCTTGCTGTTTATGTTAATGCGCTTGAACCCCATTGGCCCATTGCCATCATGTGCTCGCTGCCTGCTAATTAAGACTCAGTCGGCTGTCAAATCACTGAAGCGACCCCTCGAAGCCACCTTTGACCTGGTACTATGACCTTTCACCTTTTTGCTTGGCATGTTGCTTTATTGTAGTGCATTAACAAAAGAAGAAAGATAATTTGCAAGCATAGtccttttgttttctgtttatttagtGCCTCTGTTGTGTTCTGTGTTACCATGTCGTGTGATCAACTGACTGCGGCAAGCATATTGAGCAGATGTGTAACGAGAAACCAGACATGCTCGCCTGCCGCAATCAGATCATCACACGAGTGTTATTCCAGGGCGTGAGGACAGGGCCAGATGTTCTAAACTCTAGTGACATGGCTTCTatatgtttatgttcagtatgCATGTTTAGGATGCATGAGTCTATGGGAGGGGTAGCAGCAGAAGAATACTAAAGCTCAACCATTAAAGCAACAGAAAAGATCTAGTCTCTTTCTCACACTTATCATGGAGTGAGCAGTGcagtttaatttcctttttttcttttcctttttagtTATTTTCGTCACCTTTGTCTGCAATACATTTGAGTAGTGCTACGCTTGCTTCATTTGCATTGAGTTAGCAGTATGGATGTTGTAATGTTAATGAATTAAAACTCTCCTAATGTTAAACTAATAATGTAAATCACAGATGCTCAGTTTTATAGCGAGAGAAACTGGCTCTTTGGCTTTGGCTTGTGCCGTAGACATGTATTAGCTGCCGCTTGCTTGCTTGTTTGTCAGAATCGAGCCCTGTGATGTTTTGCCCTCTGATGATAATTCTGTCTTTTTCTTGTTCCTTTCCTGTCTTTACTCTCTTCTACACATCCGACCCATTCCCCATTTCCTCCACCCCCCTTCCCTGTGGTCTTATCGAAGCAGGGAATTCCTCACAGTGTCATGCCACCTTTACCAAAGCGACCTGCGCTTGAGAAAGCCAACGGTGCCACGAGCATGTTCAGTCACGGCATGCTCCAGTACCAGCAGGCTTTGGCCAACATGCAGTTTCAGCAGCAAGCTGCCTTTATTCCGTCAGGTAGGGCTTCCCGTCAACCCTGACCACTTCTTGATCTCACCTTTCACCTTTCTAAACTATAAGGGATGCACAAAGACATGggataaccttttttttttttaagagacagGGTTCCCACAGCCACGCAAAAAAAATAGTAACATAGTAGGTTTCTTTATGTTTAGTAATATACAAtagtaaaatataatatgtatataaatatgtagtgtatatataattgtagtatatataataaaacacacacccacacacacacacacacacacacacacacacacatatatatatataatagtatgtagtatgtagtaaTACTCACCCCTAActaatcattttattataatatcaatatttctaatttacaatccaacaaattatttatattgtaaGATATAATTTGcagtaataatgtaataatactcAACCCTAGTTTTATAAATATAGCATAACAcatcataataaaaatacataaaataaacacaattgtatataatatttatttgaatagtaTACATGTTCTACTACTTTACAAttactttatacacacacatttttatatagtatacactttatgtatgtatataatacaataattatattataatataatattatgccAATGATTGCCATTATAATACTATAAATGCTGttaatacagtatatatcatataaatatttagtattgTATAATGTACTATACCATACTATACATACTGTTATACCATtactatagacagacagacagatcttttcattaataattaatttttttattttttggttccaTCAGACTGCTGGGATGGAGTGTTGTTTATACCTGGTGTAGGTAGTTACTAAATTAAAAAGAAttctaaaaatttaaattcagttGAAATGTCATAGAAAACCATTTGGTCAAAAGTTGTGGGAACCTTGCAATTTATGCACAGTAAACTGAGCAATAAGAAAAGGGGCTGGCTGTCAATTTCTCTATATCACTTCATCATTGTATCCCATTTCTACTCTGGAACACACCTGTAGTTGAGCTCATGGCTTTCACCGTGAAATACAGTTGCCAATAACCCTAGGATGCCCCTCAGTCATACTAACATCTGCTGTGGTGATGGTCACACATACACAAGGTTCTGTGAGCTAGCAAATACATGTGCTCCCTTTCTGAGTTCACGGTTTTATCAACTAATCGGTCTCTTATGGACATCATGCTGTATCACTCTAATGATTGTTGTCTTCCTTTAATTTTGATTTCTTCACTCTAACCAACCTTGTGATGGGCTGTTGTGATTCTTCTCCCTTTCCAATCCACTTCCTGTTGCAATGCATGATGGGCAGGCTCAATATTGTGCATGACCCCTGCAGCGAGTGTGGGTAGGTTTCTAGACTTCCTCTTCTTAGTTGTTCTCACGCCCTCAAAATAGCCTACAAACAGGCATTGATAAGTGGGCATCTCTTTGAGCGCTTCACTTATGAACATCTGcgatttaaagtcaacatgaaactgcATCTGCAATGCAGTTTACTTCAGTAATATGATATACTTCCAAATGAAACAGAATATTCAAGAAGATATGTAGAGGAAGAACTTGATTTGATTGATCAGCTAAAAAATTTAGGCGATTAAGTCGGCTAAAAAATTATCTTTGCATAAGCATACACCAATACATTatgcaaaattacattttgacttcatgttgactttaaatacaaacaaatatggTTTCTTTCACTGTGAGTTGTGATTATAGCATTCTGTGTATTGTTTTGTGAGTTTTTAGTGGCTTTTTAAAGAGatatttcacctaaaaataaaaaaacatacgtttaatataacatttaattctataatttactcacatttatgaaaaacaaaaggagGAATTTTGAGTACAGTATGGTATAatttatcataataatataaatattatagtatAACAATTGCTGtacaatttatatatgtatgctcTTTGTTTGGTAATGTacttttgttaaatataattaatatttgatcattatcattataaaagtatcttaattgttttttttttacgtgttttAGTGTgacaatgttttaatataatataaaatgtatcataGGAATTATagtgtgcacatacacacacgcacacacacacatatatagagagagatagagagagagagagattgaaacTTTGCACatagtataatattataatatgtaatacagtatttaattttgtatttctgGAATAACCTAaaggtgaataataataattgcaaaatttccattttgaggtgaactatccctttaactcctCGCAATGAATTGAACTTTGTAGTTTATACTGTTTTTCACTGCAGTTGTTTGTGGCTCAGATAATCAGTGTTGAGCATGATGTTCAAGTAACAGAAAATGCGAGAaggattaaagctgcagtaggtaacttttgtaaaaatgtattttttacatatttgttaaacctgtcattatgtcctgacagtagaatatgagacagataatctgtgaaaaaatcaagctcctctggctcctcccagtggtcctattgccatttacagaaagtcatccgctcccggtaaaaaacaaccaatcagagctgcggtccgtaactttgtttgtgttcaaaatgtagaaaaatttatattaataaatataataagcgagtacaccatgaatccattttacaaaccgtgtttttagcttgtcctgaatcactagggtgtacctataataagtgtttatattcagactattttagattgcttcgagggtaccgcggcggagtaacccagtacctttgtgattcttcatagacataaacagagagaagtagttccggctacgatgttcttccacaagactcAAGCAGTTCTGTtaattaaccgctagagcgtcaaaatttacctaccgcagctttaaatgttaaagtaGTACATGGAAGCTGAAACCTAAATGCAAAGTTTATGAGATGCCATGCCTTTGTTTCCTTCTCCTTGTAGCTCATATGAGACTTTACCCGTCCTTATGTCTTCTGTAGAACAGTCTCTCTTGCCACCACTTTTGGTTTGCTGTTTGCAGATATCACCTCCAATGCTCACTTTTCTTCCCATACCCCTCTGTGTCCCCCCACTCATTTTGTTTGTGCACCTGTTGGCCACACTCCCTGTATGTGTGCTTATACCATTTTCCCT from Carassius gibelio isolate Cgi1373 ecotype wild population from Czech Republic chromosome B2, carGib1.2-hapl.c, whole genome shotgun sequence encodes:
- the LOC127951178 gene encoding muscleblind-like protein 1 isoform X16; amino-acid sequence: MAMNMAHMRDTKWLTLEVCREFQRGTCARSDAECKFAHPAKSCQVENGRVIACFDSLKGRCSRENCKYLHPPPHLKTQLEINGRNNLIQQKNMAMLAQQMQLANAIMPGSQLQPMPMFSVTPSLATNASAAAAAAAAAAFNPYLGPVSPGLMPAEILPSAPVLMAGSPAMPSAANAAAAAASAAAAQKLLRTDRLEVCREYQRGNCSRGETDCRFAHPADSTMIDPGDNTVTVCMDYIKGRCSRDKCKYFHPPAHLQAKIKAAQHQVNQATAAAAMGIPHSVMPPLPKRPALEKANGATSMFSHGMLQYQQALANMQFQQQAAFIPSVPMMHGASPAAVSAATTSATSIPFASASANQIPIISAEHLTSHKYLTQM
- the LOC127951178 gene encoding muscleblind-like protein 1 isoform X4; the encoded protein is MAMNMAHMRDTKWLTLEVCREFQRGTCARSDAECKFAHPAKSCQVENGRVIACFDSLKGRCSRENCKYLHPPPHLKTQLEINGRNNLIQQKNMAMLAQQMQLANAIMPGSQLQPMPMFSVTPSLATNASAAAAAAAAAAFNPYLGPVSPGLMPAEILPSAPVLMAGSPAMPSAANAAAAAASAAAAQKLLRTDRLEVCREYQRGNCSRGETDCRFAHPADSTMIDPGDNTVTVCMDYIKGRCSRDKCKYFHPPAHLQAKIKAAQHQVNQATAAAAMTQSAVKSLKRPLEATFDLQGIPHSVMPPLPKRPALEKANGATSMFSHGMLQYQQALANMQFQQQAAFIPSVPMMHGASPAAVSAATTSATSIPFASASANQDSSLSKLTTNEYMQLIPIISAEHLTSHKYLTQM
- the LOC127951178 gene encoding muscleblind-like protein 1 isoform X6 codes for the protein MAMNMAHMRDTKWLTLEVCREFQRGTCARSDAECKFAHPAKSCQVENGRVIACFDSLKGRCSRENCKYLHPPPHLKTQLEINGRNNLIQQKNMAMLAQQMQLANAIMPGSQLQPMPMFSVTPSLATNASAAAAAAAAAAFNPYLGPVSPGLMPAEILPSAPVLMAGSPAMPSAANAAAAAASAAAAQKLLRTDRLEVCREYQRGNCSRGETDCRFAHPADSTMIDPGDNTVTVCMDYIKGRCSRDKCKYFHPPAHLQAKIKAAQHQVNQATAAAAMTQSAVKSLKRPLEATFDLQGIPHSVMPPLPKRPALEKANGATSMFSHGMLQYQQALANMQFQQQAAFIPSGSILCMTPAASVVPMMHGASPAAVSAATTSATSIPFASASANQIPIISAEHLTSHKYLTQM
- the LOC127951178 gene encoding muscleblind-like protein 1 isoform X12; this encodes MAMNMAHMRDTKWLTLEVCREFQRGTCARSDAECKFAHPAKSCQVENGRVIACFDSLKGRCSRENCKYLHPPPHLKTQLEINGRNNLIQQKNMAMLAQQMQLANAIMPGSQLQPMPMFSVTPSLATNASAAAAAAAAAAFNPYLGPVSPGLMPAEILPSAPVLMAGSPAMPSAANAAAAAASAAAAQKLLRTDRLEVCREYQRGNCSRGETDCRFAHPADSTMIDPGDNTVTVCMDYIKGRCSRDKCKYFHPPAHLQAKIKAAQHQVNQATAAAAMTQSAVKSLKRPLEATFDLQGIPHSVMPPLPKRPALEKANGATSMFSHGMLQYQQALANMQFQQQAAFIPSVPMMHGASPAAVSAATTSATSIPFASASANQIPIISAEHLTSHKYLTQM
- the LOC127951178 gene encoding muscleblind-like protein 1 isoform X15; translated protein: MAMNMAHMRDTKWLTLEVCREFQRGTCARSDAECKFAHPAKSCQVENGRVIACFDSLKGRCSRENCKYLHPPPHLKTQLEINGRNNLIQQKNMAMLAQQMQLANAIMPGSQLQPMPMFSVTPSLATNASAAAAAAAAAAFNPYLGPVSPGLMPAEILPSAPVLMAGSPAMPSAANAAAAAASAAAAQKLLRTDRLEVCREYQRGNCSRGETDCRFAHPADSTMIDPGDNTVTVCMDYIKGRCSRDKCKYFHPPAHLQAKIKAAQHQVNQATAAAAMGIPHSVMPPLPKRPALEKANGATSMFSHGMLQYQQALANMQFQQQAAFIPSGSILCMTPAASVVPMMHGASPAAVSAATTSATSIPFASASANQIPIISAEHLTSHKYLTQM
- the LOC127951178 gene encoding muscleblind-like protein 1 isoform X8 — translated: MAMNMAHMRDTKWLTLEVCREFQRGTCARSDAECKFAHPAKSCQVENGRVIACFDSLKGRCSRENCKYLHPPPHLKTQLEINGRNNLIQQKNMAMLAQQMQLANAIMPGSQLQPMPMFSVTPSLATNASAAAAAAAAAAFNPYLGPVSPGLMPAEILPSAPVLMAGSPAMPSAANAAAAAASAAAAQKLLRTDRLEVCREYQRGNCSRGETDCRFAHPADSTMIDPGDNTVTVCMDYIKGRCSRDKCKYFHPPAHLQAKIKAAQHQVNQATAAAAMQGIPHSVMPPLPKRPALEKANGATSMFSHGMLQYQQALANMQFQQQAAFIPSGSILCMTPAASVVPMMHGASPAAVSAATTSATSIPFASASANQDSSLSKLTTNEYMQLIPIISAEHLTSHKYLTQM
- the LOC127951178 gene encoding muscleblind-like protein 1 isoform X10 encodes the protein MAMNMAHMRDTKWLTLEVCREFQRGTCARSDAECKFAHPAKSCQVENGRVIACFDSLKGRCSRENCKYLHPPPHLKTQLEINGRNNLIQQKNMAMLAQQMQLANAIMPGSQLQPMPMFSVTPSLATNASAAAAAAAAAAFNPYLGPVSPGLMPAEILPSAPVLMAGSPAMPSAANAAAAAASAAAAQKLLRTDRLEVCREYQRGNCSRGETDCRFAHPADSTMIDPGDNTVTVCMDYIKGRCSRDKCKYFHPPAHLQAKIKAAQHQVNQATAAAAMGIPHSVMPPLPKRPALEKANGATSMFSHGMLQYQQALANMQFQQQAAFIPSGSILCMTPAASVVPMMHGASPAAVSAATTSATSIPFASASANQDSSLSKLTTNEYMQLIPIISAEHLTSHKYLTQM